From the Notolabrus celidotus isolate fNotCel1 chromosome 12, fNotCel1.pri, whole genome shotgun sequence genome, one window contains:
- the LOC117823166 gene encoding transmembrane protein 238-like, protein MAPKYEGLSHCKLALVFAVLMDLLGVTSLLVGVFAPLEIKGRDFGDLLVYTGALLMLMSLAGWVMWYSGNIEGLTSKKEYGGAVGGAVDRIARSLSRRIRIPRTHSSPS, encoded by the coding sequence ATGGCACCCAAATATGAGGGCTTGTCCCACTGTAAACTGGCCCTGGTGTTTGCTGTGCTGATGGACCTGCTGGGTGTGACATCCCTGCTGGTGGGGGTCTTTGCTCCATTAGAGATTAAAGGCAGAGACTTTGGGGATCTTCTGGTGTACACAGGAGCCCTGCTGATGCTTATGTCCCTAGCAGGCTGGGTCATGTGGTACAGTGGCAATATTGAAGGTCTGACCTCCAAAAAGGAGTATGGGGGAGCTGTGGGTGGAGCTGTGGACCGCATTGCTCGCTCCCTGAGCCGCAGGATACGGATCCCCAGGACTCACAGCAGCCCATCATAG
- the si:dkey-17m8.1 gene encoding C-Jun-amino-terminal kinase-interacting protein 3 isoform X1, producing the protein MMECSERVLCGTGEVELDPNIVSEEAGKLYSELQTVIETHGEGVVESLVPIFVWVLEGLASCKAQLREKEEEVEKEKAEREELLERYKAERALRKESQERYLELDDQTEQERRAMKGREMERERRKRELEKKAREQADQLVALEEQKANLGRELSTLKHTHNKLALTYRDILEKRRDSERDSPLRNHVRPKNVEFSSNRVFEPSVTEKVIQRPHSNSNPPSLEGLLAKEGNGIDVAGKPTDHFINDIISSTPELGQFHCGLDASTPVNRPNNEEPTAEYESDKSLENELGEMEEKEPKAEEKQGGGRQGKEEEEDGEEEEEDDSMEWDLRNTDSLFSELSELSRDYVESVDQGASVRGSTDQFEEILSQYEELKVTHESVEAARKALISRVGELTDDRSALKLEVSSLQETVSRLEGRMREKEEEAKRLRKELEAWQSEDPDATLPATMRQFSRSEMARVVMEKNQYKQRLFELQEAVRRSQTLRATKEERLTEDKRSSVWRKFNRLLGLTKSPLIPPHASSFPRSISPSLTRTPLRPPQLPAVSQTHAECASPAALSPRVRKRELYREIRSHIWGSLGKRQIHGWSTPLANTQESQEPVPEPKDVPVLMRLRLLDQRDSTAKLNCAVAVTPEISGEATCSVWVVSGPASCSDITVIDPARSNTVLDQFSLPPTAPVLCICAVPPIGDSAGTVWIGTQEGSILVHSASAGRRRGLQSVSLSESVHSLTYSQGQVIAGLADGTLAFFSHTSGGWNLRSHSTMPLGSNPLQPIRCCLSKGSRLWVGYWNKVHVVDIENKKVEQTFSVSERSEQQVRFLSAGGSGVWTSCRLDPMLRLFDWTTGRPLQEVDLTALVTKTLGPAFLSLSPLQISSLAAISGRLWVGTGGGAIFSIPLSITSEDVSIPYCCIASAQLCYHGHRQAVRFIFAAPGCLITSPGSDTVTTSQLILCGGEGYVNFRMGDDASDGSAELSQTTPQRSERSQMIIWQNPSPSMPNPAL; encoded by the exons ATGATGGAGTGCAGTGAGAGAGTGCTGTGTGGGACTGGAGAGGTGGAGCTGGACCCCAACATTGTGAGTGAAGAGGCAGGAAAACTGTATTCAGAACTACAG ACAGTTATAGAGACCCATGGCGAGGGTGTGGTGGAGTCATTGGTGCCCATATTCGTGTGGGTCCTTGAAGGACTGGCCTCTTGCAAAGCTCAGCTgagggaaaaagaggaggaggtggagaaggagaaagCCGAGCGAGAAGAGCTGCTGGAGAGATACAAAGCAGAGAGGGCGCTCCGAAAAGAGAGTCAAGAG CGGTATCTAGAGCTAGATGACCAAACCGAGCAAGAGAGGAGAGCCATGAAGGGGAGGGAAATGGAGAGGGAACGGCGGAagagagagctggagaagaAAGCAAGAGAGCAAGCAGATCAGT TGGTGGCCTTGGAGGAGCAGAAGGCAAATCTGGGTAGAGAACTGAGCACTCTGAAGCACACCCACAACAAG TTGGCGCTTACATATCGAGATATTTTGGAAAAGAGAAGAGATTCCGAAAGAGATTCTCCCCTAAG AAATCACGTGCGTCCAAAGAATGTGGAATTTTCATCCAACCGAGTTTTTGAACCCAGTGTTACTGAAAAA gtgaTTCAGAGACCGCATTCAAACTCTAATCCACCCTCTTTGGAAGGTCTTCTAGCCAAGGAAGGTAATGGGATTGATGTTGCAGGAAAGCCCACCGATCATTTTATCAATGACATCATCAGCTCCACTCCTGAGCTCGGACAGTTTCACTGCGGTTTGGATGCGAG caccCCAGTAAACCGGCCGAACAACGAAGAGCCAACGGCAGAATATGAATCAGACAAAAGCTTGGAGAATGAGCtcggagagatggaggagaaggagcCCAAAGCCGAAGAGAAgcagggaggagggaggcaggggaaagaggaggaggaggacggggaggaggaggaggaagatgacagTATGGAGTGGGACCTGCGCAACACTGACTCTTTGTTCTCTGAGCTGTCAGAGCTGAGTCGGGATTATGTGGAGAGTGTGGACCAAGGGGCCAGTGTCAGAG GCAGCACAGACCAGTTTGAGGAGATTCTTTCTCAGTATGAGGAACTGAAAGTAACCCA TGAGTCAGTAGAAGCTGCCCGTAAAGCTTTAATATCTCGAGTAGGGGAGCTGACGGATGACCGTTCAGCTCTTAAGCTGGAAGTGTCCTCTCTTCAGGAAACAGTCTCACGTCTAGAGGGGCGGatgagggagaaggaggaggaagctaAGAG aCTCCGGAAAGAACTGGAAGCGTGGCAATCTGAGGACCCTGAT GCAACTCTACCCGCAACCATGCGCCAGTTTTCACGTTCTGAAATGGCTCGTGTGGTGATGGAGAAGAACCAGTACAAGCAGCGTCTGTTTGAGCTTCAAGAGGCAGTAAGGCGCAGTCAGACACTCAG agcTACCAAAGAGGAGCGGTTAACAGAGGACAAGAGGTCAAGTGTTTGGAGAAA gTTCAATCGCTTGTTGGGGCTCACCAAATCACCCTTAATCCCACCTCATGCGTCTTCATTTCCCCGgtccatctctccctccctcactcgcACACCTCTGAGGCCTCCACAACtaccagctgtcagtcaaactcATGCAGA ATGTgcctctcctgctgctctctcccCCCGTGTCAGGAAACGAGAACTCTACAGGGAAATTCGCTCACACATTTGGGGTTCGCTTGGAAAACGGCAGATACATGGCTGGAGCACGCCACTGGCAAACACACAG GAATCCCAAGAACCAGTCCCTGAGCCTAAAGATGTGCCCGTTCTAATGCGCCTCAGACTGTTGGATCAAAGAGACTCCACTGCTAAG CTAAACTGTGCTGTCGCTGTCACACCAGAGATCTCAGGCGAGGCCACG TGTTCTGTGTGGGTAGTTTCTGGCCCCGCCTCCTGCAGTGATATTACAGTGATTGATCCAGCTCGCTCCAACACAGTTCTGGATCAGTTCAGCCTCCCTCCCACTGCTCCCGTCCTCTGCATCTGTGCTGTGCCTCCCATAG GTGACTCTGCAGGAACTGTGTGGATTGGAACTCAGGAAGGAAG TATTCTGGTACACTCTGCCTCTGCTGGCAGAAGGCGCGGCCTGcagtcagtttctctctctgagagcGTTCATTCACTCAC GTACTCCCAGGGTCAGGTCATAGCGGGTTTAGCTGATGGGACTCTAGCATTTTTCTCACACACTTCAG GTGGCTGGAATTTACGGTCACACTCCACGATGCCTCTTGGATCAAACCCTCTACAGCCTATCCGCTGCTGCCTTTCAAAAGGAAGCCGACTTTGGGTGGGATACTGGAATAAAGTCCATGTTGTTGACATTGAGAACAAGAAGGTTGAG CAAACATTCTCAGTGTCGGAGCGCAGTGAGCAGCAGGTCCGTTTCCTGTCTGCTGGTGGAAGTGGTGTTTGGACGTCCTGCCGCCTCGACCCGATGCTCAGACTGTTTGACTGGACCACAGGGCGGCCGCTACAGGAAGTCGATTTAACAGCTTTGGTCACTAAAACATTAG gTCCAGCCTTCCTGTCACTCTCACCTCTTCAGATCTCATCCCTTGCAGCCATCTCTGGTCGTCTGTGGGTCGGCACAGGAGGTGGTGCCATTTTCTCCATCCCATTATCCATAA CATCAGAGGATGTGTCTATCCCATATTGCTGCATTGCATCAGCCCAGCTATGCTACCATGGACACAGACAAGCCGTCAGGTTCATCTTTGCTGCTCCTG GTTGCTTGATCACTTCTCCTGGTAGCGATACTGTCACTACCTCTCAGCTAAtcctctgtggaggagagggcTACGTCAACTTCCGGATGG GGGATGATGCAAGTGATGGATCAGCGGAGTTGTCCCAAACTACACCTCAACGGTCTGAACGCAGTCAAATGATCATCTGGCAAAATCCCTCACCATCTATGCCCAACCCTGCCCTCTGA
- the ccdc106a gene encoding coiled-coil domain-containing protein 106a isoform X1, whose amino-acid sequence MEMENGNGSDSASTSKSHTGSLHLQTPKNEDTYEIAIPYEESNFEQQGYFNQGDQNFDESPQTSPPAPVNNSYMVITNLRTQLQISLEKNSWLQKRIEDLEEERDFLRCQLDRFIFSTKSQYSNGYEPRRFSWRARREEERPAEQQKTDTQHFSPRQFIQRRPGPTTMVSSKNHISNPLTNQLASINALFNSTQSQALLQSHSHSTPSTTAGGSSGISNSASRSSMNEMSGHNNVGQDSLSLLDEPDEYLEQEGFFEEEELISGEDLMSDTINSNRHQLKRRRVFRAPKERQRVKDAAGVLFRYKKILLTYQRLKNMSKAFQIHGVDRNTVASTTPIAELLLVAPEKVAEVGEFDPSKEKLLDYARRCYTALDEETLSRVQALKKNNLLLPISYRFRH is encoded by the exons ATGGAG ATGGAGAACGGAAACGGTTCTGATTCTGCGTCCACATCCAAGAGCCACACAGGGTCCCTCCACCTGCAGA CTCCAAAAAATGAGGACACCTATGAAATTGCCATCCCTTATGAAGAAAGCAACTTTGAGCAGCAAGGATATTTCAACCAGGGTGATCAAAATTTTGATG AGTCACCCCAGAcgtctccccctgctcccgtcAACAACTCATACATGGTGATCACAAACCTACGAACCCAGCTACAGATCTCTCTAGAGAAAAACTCCTGGCTGCAGAAAAGAATAGAGGATTTGGAAGAAGAGAGGGACTTCCTCCGTTGCCAGCTGGACCGCTTCATCTTCTCCACCAAGAGCCAGTACAGTAACG GTTATGAACCGAGAAGATTCAGCTGGAGGGctagaagagaagaagaacgtCCAGCAG AGCAACAGAAGACTGACACGCAGCACTTCTCCCCACGCCAATTTATCCAACGAAGGCCTGGACCTACAACGATGGTGTCCTCCAAAAACCACATCTCTAATCCACTTACCAATCAGCTTGCCTCCATTAATGCATTGTTCAACTCCACACAATCCCAGGCCCTCTTGCAAAGCCATAGCCACAGCACTCCCAGCACCACAGCTGGGGGCAGCAGTGGAATCAGCAACAGTGCTTCAAGGTCATCCATGAATGAAATGAGTGGACATAACAATGTAGGGCAAG atTCACTTTCACTTTTGGATGAACCTGATGAGTATTTGGAGCAGGAAGGGTTCTTCGAGGAGGAGGAATTGATTTCAGGGGAAGATTTAATGTCAGATACCATAAACAGCAACAGACACCAGTTAAAGAGAAGGCGGGTCTTCAGAGCCCCTAAGGAGCGACAGAGAG TTAAAGATGCTGCTGGGGTGCTGTTTCGCTACAAGAAGATCCTGCTTACCTACCAGCGTTTGAAAAACATGTCCAAAGCCTTCCAAATCCATGGTGTGGACCGAAACACAGTGGCTTCAACCACACCCATAGCTGAGCTGCTGTTAGTGGCCCCAGAGAAGGTGGCAGAGGTGGGTGAGTTTGACCCATCCAAGGAGAAGCTGTTGGACTATGCACGACGATGCTACACTGCTTTGGACGAGGAGACACTAAGCAGGGTGCAGGCCCTGAAAAAGAATAACCTGCTACTGCCCATCTCCTACAGGTTTAGACACTAA
- the si:dkey-17m8.1 gene encoding C-Jun-amino-terminal kinase-interacting protein 3 isoform X2: MMECSERVLCGTGEVELDPNIVSEEAGKLYSELQTVIETHGEGVVESLVPIFVWVLEGLASCKAQLREKEEEVEKEKAEREELLERYKAERALRKESQERYLELDDQTEQERRAMKGREMERERRKRELEKKAREQADQLVALEEQKANLGRELSTLKHTHNKLALTYRDILEKRRDSERDSPLRNHVRPKNVEFSSNRVFEPSVTEKVIQRPHSNSNPPSLEGLLAKEGNGIDVAGKPTDHFINDIISSTPELGQFHCGLDASTPVNRPNNEEPTAEYESDKSLENELGEMEEKEPKAEEKQGGGRQGKEEEEDGEEEEEDDSMEWDLRNTDSLFSELSELSRDYVESVDQGASVRGSTDQFEEILSQYEELKVTHESVEAARKALISRVGELTDDRSALKLEVSSLQETVSRLEGRMREKEEEAKRLRKELEAWQSEDPDATLPATMRQFSRSEMARVVMEKNQYKQRLFELQEAVRRSQTLRATKEERLTEDKRSSVWRKFNRLLGLTKSPLIPPHASSFPRSISPSLTRTPLRPPQLPAVSQTHAEKRELYREIRSHIWGSLGKRQIHGWSTPLANTQESQEPVPEPKDVPVLMRLRLLDQRDSTAKLNCAVAVTPEISGEATCSVWVVSGPASCSDITVIDPARSNTVLDQFSLPPTAPVLCICAVPPIGDSAGTVWIGTQEGSILVHSASAGRRRGLQSVSLSESVHSLTYSQGQVIAGLADGTLAFFSHTSGGWNLRSHSTMPLGSNPLQPIRCCLSKGSRLWVGYWNKVHVVDIENKKVEQTFSVSERSEQQVRFLSAGGSGVWTSCRLDPMLRLFDWTTGRPLQEVDLTALVTKTLGPAFLSLSPLQISSLAAISGRLWVGTGGGAIFSIPLSITSEDVSIPYCCIASAQLCYHGHRQAVRFIFAAPGCLITSPGSDTVTTSQLILCGGEGYVNFRMGDDASDGSAELSQTTPQRSERSQMIIWQNPSPSMPNPAL, encoded by the exons ATGATGGAGTGCAGTGAGAGAGTGCTGTGTGGGACTGGAGAGGTGGAGCTGGACCCCAACATTGTGAGTGAAGAGGCAGGAAAACTGTATTCAGAACTACAG ACAGTTATAGAGACCCATGGCGAGGGTGTGGTGGAGTCATTGGTGCCCATATTCGTGTGGGTCCTTGAAGGACTGGCCTCTTGCAAAGCTCAGCTgagggaaaaagaggaggaggtggagaaggagaaagCCGAGCGAGAAGAGCTGCTGGAGAGATACAAAGCAGAGAGGGCGCTCCGAAAAGAGAGTCAAGAG CGGTATCTAGAGCTAGATGACCAAACCGAGCAAGAGAGGAGAGCCATGAAGGGGAGGGAAATGGAGAGGGAACGGCGGAagagagagctggagaagaAAGCAAGAGAGCAAGCAGATCAGT TGGTGGCCTTGGAGGAGCAGAAGGCAAATCTGGGTAGAGAACTGAGCACTCTGAAGCACACCCACAACAAG TTGGCGCTTACATATCGAGATATTTTGGAAAAGAGAAGAGATTCCGAAAGAGATTCTCCCCTAAG AAATCACGTGCGTCCAAAGAATGTGGAATTTTCATCCAACCGAGTTTTTGAACCCAGTGTTACTGAAAAA gtgaTTCAGAGACCGCATTCAAACTCTAATCCACCCTCTTTGGAAGGTCTTCTAGCCAAGGAAGGTAATGGGATTGATGTTGCAGGAAAGCCCACCGATCATTTTATCAATGACATCATCAGCTCCACTCCTGAGCTCGGACAGTTTCACTGCGGTTTGGATGCGAG caccCCAGTAAACCGGCCGAACAACGAAGAGCCAACGGCAGAATATGAATCAGACAAAAGCTTGGAGAATGAGCtcggagagatggaggagaaggagcCCAAAGCCGAAGAGAAgcagggaggagggaggcaggggaaagaggaggaggaggacggggaggaggaggaggaagatgacagTATGGAGTGGGACCTGCGCAACACTGACTCTTTGTTCTCTGAGCTGTCAGAGCTGAGTCGGGATTATGTGGAGAGTGTGGACCAAGGGGCCAGTGTCAGAG GCAGCACAGACCAGTTTGAGGAGATTCTTTCTCAGTATGAGGAACTGAAAGTAACCCA TGAGTCAGTAGAAGCTGCCCGTAAAGCTTTAATATCTCGAGTAGGGGAGCTGACGGATGACCGTTCAGCTCTTAAGCTGGAAGTGTCCTCTCTTCAGGAAACAGTCTCACGTCTAGAGGGGCGGatgagggagaaggaggaggaagctaAGAG aCTCCGGAAAGAACTGGAAGCGTGGCAATCTGAGGACCCTGAT GCAACTCTACCCGCAACCATGCGCCAGTTTTCACGTTCTGAAATGGCTCGTGTGGTGATGGAGAAGAACCAGTACAAGCAGCGTCTGTTTGAGCTTCAAGAGGCAGTAAGGCGCAGTCAGACACTCAG agcTACCAAAGAGGAGCGGTTAACAGAGGACAAGAGGTCAAGTGTTTGGAGAAA gTTCAATCGCTTGTTGGGGCTCACCAAATCACCCTTAATCCCACCTCATGCGTCTTCATTTCCCCGgtccatctctccctccctcactcgcACACCTCTGAGGCCTCCACAACtaccagctgtcagtcaaactcATGCAGA GAAACGAGAACTCTACAGGGAAATTCGCTCACACATTTGGGGTTCGCTTGGAAAACGGCAGATACATGGCTGGAGCACGCCACTGGCAAACACACAG GAATCCCAAGAACCAGTCCCTGAGCCTAAAGATGTGCCCGTTCTAATGCGCCTCAGACTGTTGGATCAAAGAGACTCCACTGCTAAG CTAAACTGTGCTGTCGCTGTCACACCAGAGATCTCAGGCGAGGCCACG TGTTCTGTGTGGGTAGTTTCTGGCCCCGCCTCCTGCAGTGATATTACAGTGATTGATCCAGCTCGCTCCAACACAGTTCTGGATCAGTTCAGCCTCCCTCCCACTGCTCCCGTCCTCTGCATCTGTGCTGTGCCTCCCATAG GTGACTCTGCAGGAACTGTGTGGATTGGAACTCAGGAAGGAAG TATTCTGGTACACTCTGCCTCTGCTGGCAGAAGGCGCGGCCTGcagtcagtttctctctctgagagcGTTCATTCACTCAC GTACTCCCAGGGTCAGGTCATAGCGGGTTTAGCTGATGGGACTCTAGCATTTTTCTCACACACTTCAG GTGGCTGGAATTTACGGTCACACTCCACGATGCCTCTTGGATCAAACCCTCTACAGCCTATCCGCTGCTGCCTTTCAAAAGGAAGCCGACTTTGGGTGGGATACTGGAATAAAGTCCATGTTGTTGACATTGAGAACAAGAAGGTTGAG CAAACATTCTCAGTGTCGGAGCGCAGTGAGCAGCAGGTCCGTTTCCTGTCTGCTGGTGGAAGTGGTGTTTGGACGTCCTGCCGCCTCGACCCGATGCTCAGACTGTTTGACTGGACCACAGGGCGGCCGCTACAGGAAGTCGATTTAACAGCTTTGGTCACTAAAACATTAG gTCCAGCCTTCCTGTCACTCTCACCTCTTCAGATCTCATCCCTTGCAGCCATCTCTGGTCGTCTGTGGGTCGGCACAGGAGGTGGTGCCATTTTCTCCATCCCATTATCCATAA CATCAGAGGATGTGTCTATCCCATATTGCTGCATTGCATCAGCCCAGCTATGCTACCATGGACACAGACAAGCCGTCAGGTTCATCTTTGCTGCTCCTG GTTGCTTGATCACTTCTCCTGGTAGCGATACTGTCACTACCTCTCAGCTAAtcctctgtggaggagagggcTACGTCAACTTCCGGATGG GGGATGATGCAAGTGATGGATCAGCGGAGTTGTCCCAAACTACACCTCAACGGTCTGAACGCAGTCAAATGATCATCTGGCAAAATCCCTCACCATCTATGCCCAACCCTGCCCTCTGA
- the ccdc106a gene encoding coiled-coil domain-containing protein 106a isoform X2: protein MENGNGSDSASTSKSHTGSLHLQTPKNEDTYEIAIPYEESNFEQQGYFNQGDQNFDESPQTSPPAPVNNSYMVITNLRTQLQISLEKNSWLQKRIEDLEEERDFLRCQLDRFIFSTKSQYSNGYEPRRFSWRARREEERPAEQQKTDTQHFSPRQFIQRRPGPTTMVSSKNHISNPLTNQLASINALFNSTQSQALLQSHSHSTPSTTAGGSSGISNSASRSSMNEMSGHNNVGQDSLSLLDEPDEYLEQEGFFEEEELISGEDLMSDTINSNRHQLKRRRVFRAPKERQRVKDAAGVLFRYKKILLTYQRLKNMSKAFQIHGVDRNTVASTTPIAELLLVAPEKVAEVGEFDPSKEKLLDYARRCYTALDEETLSRVQALKKNNLLLPISYRFRH, encoded by the exons ATGGAGAACGGAAACGGTTCTGATTCTGCGTCCACATCCAAGAGCCACACAGGGTCCCTCCACCTGCAGA CTCCAAAAAATGAGGACACCTATGAAATTGCCATCCCTTATGAAGAAAGCAACTTTGAGCAGCAAGGATATTTCAACCAGGGTGATCAAAATTTTGATG AGTCACCCCAGAcgtctccccctgctcccgtcAACAACTCATACATGGTGATCACAAACCTACGAACCCAGCTACAGATCTCTCTAGAGAAAAACTCCTGGCTGCAGAAAAGAATAGAGGATTTGGAAGAAGAGAGGGACTTCCTCCGTTGCCAGCTGGACCGCTTCATCTTCTCCACCAAGAGCCAGTACAGTAACG GTTATGAACCGAGAAGATTCAGCTGGAGGGctagaagagaagaagaacgtCCAGCAG AGCAACAGAAGACTGACACGCAGCACTTCTCCCCACGCCAATTTATCCAACGAAGGCCTGGACCTACAACGATGGTGTCCTCCAAAAACCACATCTCTAATCCACTTACCAATCAGCTTGCCTCCATTAATGCATTGTTCAACTCCACACAATCCCAGGCCCTCTTGCAAAGCCATAGCCACAGCACTCCCAGCACCACAGCTGGGGGCAGCAGTGGAATCAGCAACAGTGCTTCAAGGTCATCCATGAATGAAATGAGTGGACATAACAATGTAGGGCAAG atTCACTTTCACTTTTGGATGAACCTGATGAGTATTTGGAGCAGGAAGGGTTCTTCGAGGAGGAGGAATTGATTTCAGGGGAAGATTTAATGTCAGATACCATAAACAGCAACAGACACCAGTTAAAGAGAAGGCGGGTCTTCAGAGCCCCTAAGGAGCGACAGAGAG TTAAAGATGCTGCTGGGGTGCTGTTTCGCTACAAGAAGATCCTGCTTACCTACCAGCGTTTGAAAAACATGTCCAAAGCCTTCCAAATCCATGGTGTGGACCGAAACACAGTGGCTTCAACCACACCCATAGCTGAGCTGCTGTTAGTGGCCCCAGAGAAGGTGGCAGAGGTGGGTGAGTTTGACCCATCCAAGGAGAAGCTGTTGGACTATGCACGACGATGCTACACTGCTTTGGACGAGGAGACACTAAGCAGGGTGCAGGCCCTGAAAAAGAATAACCTGCTACTGCCCATCTCCTACAGGTTTAGACACTAA
- the ccdc106a gene encoding coiled-coil domain-containing protein 106a isoform X3 — MEMENGNGSDSASTSKSHTGSLHLQTPKNEDTYEIAIPYEESNFEQQGYFNQESPQTSPPAPVNNSYMVITNLRTQLQISLEKNSWLQKRIEDLEEERDFLRCQLDRFIFSTKSQYSNGYEPRRFSWRARREEERPAEQQKTDTQHFSPRQFIQRRPGPTTMVSSKNHISNPLTNQLASINALFNSTQSQALLQSHSHSTPSTTAGGSSGISNSASRSSMNEMSGHNNVGQDSLSLLDEPDEYLEQEGFFEEEELISGEDLMSDTINSNRHQLKRRRVFRAPKERQRVKDAAGVLFRYKKILLTYQRLKNMSKAFQIHGVDRNTVASTTPIAELLLVAPEKVAEVGEFDPSKEKLLDYARRCYTALDEETLSRVQALKKNNLLLPISYRFRH, encoded by the exons ATGGAG ATGGAGAACGGAAACGGTTCTGATTCTGCGTCCACATCCAAGAGCCACACAGGGTCCCTCCACCTGCAGA CTCCAAAAAATGAGGACACCTATGAAATTGCCATCCCTTATGAAGAAAGCAACTTTGAGCAGCAAGGATATTTCAACCAGG AGTCACCCCAGAcgtctccccctgctcccgtcAACAACTCATACATGGTGATCACAAACCTACGAACCCAGCTACAGATCTCTCTAGAGAAAAACTCCTGGCTGCAGAAAAGAATAGAGGATTTGGAAGAAGAGAGGGACTTCCTCCGTTGCCAGCTGGACCGCTTCATCTTCTCCACCAAGAGCCAGTACAGTAACG GTTATGAACCGAGAAGATTCAGCTGGAGGGctagaagagaagaagaacgtCCAGCAG AGCAACAGAAGACTGACACGCAGCACTTCTCCCCACGCCAATTTATCCAACGAAGGCCTGGACCTACAACGATGGTGTCCTCCAAAAACCACATCTCTAATCCACTTACCAATCAGCTTGCCTCCATTAATGCATTGTTCAACTCCACACAATCCCAGGCCCTCTTGCAAAGCCATAGCCACAGCACTCCCAGCACCACAGCTGGGGGCAGCAGTGGAATCAGCAACAGTGCTTCAAGGTCATCCATGAATGAAATGAGTGGACATAACAATGTAGGGCAAG atTCACTTTCACTTTTGGATGAACCTGATGAGTATTTGGAGCAGGAAGGGTTCTTCGAGGAGGAGGAATTGATTTCAGGGGAAGATTTAATGTCAGATACCATAAACAGCAACAGACACCAGTTAAAGAGAAGGCGGGTCTTCAGAGCCCCTAAGGAGCGACAGAGAG TTAAAGATGCTGCTGGGGTGCTGTTTCGCTACAAGAAGATCCTGCTTACCTACCAGCGTTTGAAAAACATGTCCAAAGCCTTCCAAATCCATGGTGTGGACCGAAACACAGTGGCTTCAACCACACCCATAGCTGAGCTGCTGTTAGTGGCCCCAGAGAAGGTGGCAGAGGTGGGTGAGTTTGACCCATCCAAGGAGAAGCTGTTGGACTATGCACGACGATGCTACACTGCTTTGGACGAGGAGACACTAAGCAGGGTGCAGGCCCTGAAAAAGAATAACCTGCTACTGCCCATCTCCTACAGGTTTAGACACTAA